One genomic region from Aquificaceae bacterium encodes:
- a CDS encoding glycine--tRNA ligase subunit alpha produces MTFQEIIMTLHRFWAERGCAIWQPYDIETGAGTMNPATFLKVLGRKPWNVAYVEPSRRPKDGRYGENPNRLQHYFQFQVILKPAPDNPQEIYLDSLRALGINPEEHDIRFVEDDWESPTLGAWGLGWEVWLDGMEITQFTYFQQAGGLDLEEISVEITYGLERIAMYLQDVDSVFDIKWNEWLTYGEVFKPAEYQWSVYNFEKSDPKVLFELYEIYEKETKRLLEEGLVLPAYDHLLKCSHTFNLLDARGVISVQERARYIRRMNALAQRVAKLYIETMVEENKINSLHSLENTG; encoded by the coding sequence ATGACCTTTCAGGAAATTATTATGACTTTGCATCGCTTTTGGGCGGAGAGGGGCTGTGCGATTTGGCAACCCTATGATATAGAAACCGGTGCGGGGACTATGAACCCTGCCACTTTTCTCAAGGTGCTTGGCAGAAAGCCGTGGAACGTGGCGTATGTGGAGCCTTCAAGGAGACCGAAGGATGGACGCTATGGCGAAAACCCTAACAGACTTCAGCACTACTTTCAGTTTCAAGTTATCCTAAAGCCTGCACCAGACAACCCTCAGGAGATATACTTGGATAGCCTAAGGGCACTTGGTATAAACCCAGAGGAGCACGATATTCGTTTTGTGGAGGATGACTGGGAGTCTCCTACTTTGGGTGCTTGGGGTCTTGGGTGGGAGGTGTGGTTGGACGGTATGGAAATAACTCAGTTTACCTACTTCCAGCAGGCGGGTGGGCTTGACCTTGAGGAGATATCGGTGGAGATAACCTACGGGCTTGAGAGGATTGCCATGTATCTTCAGGATGTGGACAGTGTGTTTGATATAAAGTGGAACGAGTGGCTCACCTACGGAGAGGTCTTTAAGCCTGCGGAATACCAGTGGAGCGTATACAACTTTGAAAAGTCAGACCCAAAGGTGCTTTTTGAACTTTATGAAATATACGAAAAGGAAACCAAAAGACTTCTTGAGGAAGGTCTTGTGCTTCCTGCCTACGACCATCTTCTCAAATGTTCTCATACCTTTAACCTTCTTGACGCAAGGGGTGTTATCTCTGTTCAAGAAAGGGCAAGATATATAAGAAGGATGAACGCCTTAGCTCAAAGGGTGGCAAAGCTATACATTGAGACTATGGTGGAGGAAAACAAGATAAATTCCTTACACTCCTTAGAGAATACAGGATAA
- the cas2 gene encoding CRISPR-associated endonuclease Cas2, producing the protein MRLVVYDYTEENIRSRVRKSLKKDGFHVQLSVFETQESLQDIKSKIIREDSPNFRIVVFRIRRNAQTIKIGKHFDHSDDIVL; encoded by the coding sequence ATGAGACTTGTAGTGTATGACTATACAGAAGAGAACATAAGGAGCAGGGTTAGAAAATCTTTGAAAAAGGATGGGTTTCATGTCCAGCTCAGTGTTTTTGAAACGCAGGAGAGCCTGCAGGACATTAAGTCAAAGATAATAAGAGAGGATAGCCCAAATTTTCGTATTGTAGTCTTCAGGATAAGAAGAAATGCACAAACTATAAAAATAGGTAAGCACTTTGACCATAGCGATGATATAGTGCTTTAG